The proteins below come from a single Ktedonobacteraceae bacterium genomic window:
- the asd gene encoding aspartate-semialdehyde dehydrogenase produces MPLQSPIPVAVLGATGMVGQRFIELLSAHPWFDLVALAASQAHSGRPYGEAVRWRLPGSEMPAAAASLPILPCRPTALPDVKIVFSALPGEVAGEIEADFARAGMAVFSNAKNYRMAPDVPLVVPEVNADHAASIISQRKTRGWSGSIVTNANCSATPLVMALKPLQQAFGVRKVLVTTLQSISGAGYPGLPSYDILDNAIPFIDGEEEKVEHETRKMLGTWQEGYGFIDASTIVSAQCNRVATREGHLECVSVELDTHAREEDIIAAWQNYQAEPQQLRLPSAPTRALIYRTEPDRPQTLRDRDAGHGMSITIGRLRPCPILSHKFVLLGHNTIRGAAGGSILNAELCVSRGLI; encoded by the coding sequence ATGCCTCTTCAATCCCCTATTCCCGTAGCGGTTTTAGGCGCCACCGGCATGGTCGGCCAGCGTTTCATTGAACTGCTCTCCGCGCATCCCTGGTTTGACCTCGTTGCGCTGGCCGCCTCACAAGCCCATAGCGGCCGTCCCTATGGCGAGGCTGTACGCTGGCGGCTTCCAGGCAGCGAAATGCCAGCCGCTGCCGCCTCGCTGCCCATCTTACCCTGTCGCCCCACAGCATTGCCAGATGTGAAGATCGTCTTTTCCGCGCTGCCCGGTGAAGTAGCCGGCGAAATCGAAGCCGACTTTGCACGCGCAGGCATGGCCGTCTTCAGCAACGCGAAGAATTATCGCATGGCCCCCGATGTACCATTGGTCGTACCAGAGGTCAACGCTGATCACGCGGCATCTATTATATCGCAGCGCAAAACCCGCGGCTGGTCAGGTTCCATCGTTACCAACGCCAACTGTTCGGCAACGCCCCTGGTCATGGCGCTCAAACCCTTGCAGCAGGCATTCGGCGTCCGCAAAGTCCTGGTAACCACCCTGCAGTCCATCTCCGGCGCCGGCTATCCTGGCCTGCCCTCCTATGATATCCTCGACAATGCCATCCCTTTTATCGACGGCGAAGAAGAGAAGGTCGAGCACGAAACCCGCAAAATGCTCGGTACCTGGCAAGAAGGTTACGGCTTTATCGACGCTTCCACCATCGTCAGCGCCCAATGCAACCGCGTCGCCACCCGTGAGGGTCACCTGGAATGCGTCAGCGTCGAACTGGACACCCATGCCCGTGAAGAGGATATCATCGCCGCCTGGCAAAACTACCAGGCCGAACCGCAGCAACTTCGGTTGCCCAGCGCGCCCACGCGTGCCTTAATCTACCGTACCGAACCAGACCGCCCCCAGACACTGCGCGACCGCGATGCCGGTCATGGTATGTCCATCACCATCGGCAGGCTGCGCCCCTGCCCCATCCTCAGCCACAAATTCGTGCTGCTCGGTCACAACACCATTCGCGGTGCCGCAGGAGGGTCGATTCTGAACGCGGAATTGTGCGTAAGCAGGGGTCTTATTTAA
- a CDS encoding RNA-guided endonuclease TnpB family protein has product MKQTEYPWMYEVSKCAPQEALRDLEKAYKNFFRRVQLKKEGKWKGKLGFPTFKKKSKGIGSFRLTGSIHVFADSIQLPRLGRLRLHEQDYLATSAKVLSATVSEEAGRWFVSVQIEEEQDESDRTAMPAIGVDLGIKTLATLSDGTTFHNPRALKHAQKKLRRLERQKSRRTKGSQNREKTVKHLAKVHARIAHIRKDAAHQLTSYLVKNHALIAIEDVHVAGMLKNHKLAQAVSDSNFGEIRRQLEYKSLWHGTHLVTVDRFYPSSKTCSSCGWVNEKLTLADRTFICEQCGLAIDRDLNAAINLKIVAVSSIDTRNACGQKSTGAFNGMRETVLVEAGTNHLYGLSVKV; this is encoded by the coding sequence CTGAAACAGACCGAGTATCCCTGGATGTATGAGGTGTCCAAGTGCGCGCCGCAAGAAGCGCTCAGAGACCTGGAGAAAGCGTATAAGAACTTCTTCAGACGTGTGCAACTCAAGAAGGAAGGCAAGTGGAAGGGCAAACTCGGCTTTCCCACTTTCAAGAAGAAGAGCAAAGGCATCGGCTCCTTCCGTTTGACCGGAAGCATTCATGTCTTTGCCGATAGCATCCAGTTGCCACGTTTAGGCCGCTTGCGCTTGCATGAGCAGGACTACCTCGCCACGTCAGCAAAAGTGCTTTCCGCTACCGTCTCAGAGGAGGCAGGACGCTGGTTTGTCAGTGTGCAGATAGAGGAAGAACAGGACGAATCGGACCGTACAGCCATGCCTGCTATCGGCGTTGATCTTGGCATTAAGACACTTGCCACGCTTTCCGATGGAACCACGTTCCACAACCCACGTGCCTTGAAGCACGCGCAGAAGAAACTCCGGCGTTTAGAGCGGCAAAAGTCACGACGCACAAAAGGAAGCCAGAACCGCGAGAAGACAGTCAAGCACCTCGCGAAAGTTCATGCTCGCATTGCACATATCCGCAAAGACGCGGCGCATCAACTCACGAGCTATCTGGTCAAAAACCACGCTCTGATAGCGATTGAAGATGTACATGTGGCTGGCATGCTTAAAAATCACAAGCTTGCGCAAGCCGTGAGTGATAGCAACTTTGGCGAGATCAGGCGGCAACTGGAATACAAGTCCCTCTGGCATGGCACACATCTGGTCACTGTAGACCGCTTCTATCCATCAAGCAAGACCTGTTCAAGCTGTGGATGGGTGAATGAAAAGCTAACGCTGGCAGATCGTACCTTCATCTGTGAGCAATGTGGGCTTGCCATTGATCGTGACTTGAACGCGGCTATCAATTTAAAGATTGTGGCGGTAAGTTCTATCGACACACGAAACGCCTGTGGACAGAAGAGCACTGGCGCATTCAACGGAATGCGTGAAACTGTTCTGGTGGAAGCAGGAACCAATCATCTTTATGGCTTGTCCGTAAAAGTCTAA
- a CDS encoding TQO small subunit DoxD has product MKQMNKPKSSSQQQGGPDAPPVPNSSQADSPGDKMRRLAEWILLPLRLFLGVTFVYAGIQKLTDPQYFNHSAPGYIGKQILGFAFGSPIHNFLVYAVVPHATFFGALVAFGELAIGLGTLLGLLLRPAAFFGLLLSLMFFLSASWRVYPYFYGADIVFVFCWITMLIAGPEMCWLPALDTWLVARLLEKASPARRLRMARVYYILLGVREQPQLATNSGAQQAQGRVAPGGKQVAPKARLAALRQQQQSRRNFLWGLVTGGASMLGIVAVWQVLNRIDSSNEGALPPPTSGSGSGGTSGTATASGTPGTIAQISAVPANSSVSFTIPSNGDPGVLVHLNNGQFVAFDATCTHAGCPVSYDPSSQLLLCPCHGAQFDPARGAAVVSGPAPTPLTSVPINVNNATGTISISGQ; this is encoded by the coding sequence ATGAAACAAATGAATAAACCGAAATCCTCTAGCCAGCAGCAGGGAGGGCCTGACGCGCCCCCTGTTCCGAATAGTTCACAAGCGGATAGTCCTGGCGATAAGATGAGGCGGCTGGCGGAGTGGATTCTGCTGCCGCTTAGATTGTTTCTGGGTGTGACGTTCGTGTATGCTGGAATTCAGAAATTGACCGATCCACAATATTTCAATCATTCGGCGCCGGGATACATCGGCAAGCAAATCCTGGGCTTCGCGTTCGGATCGCCGATTCATAACTTTCTGGTCTATGCTGTGGTTCCACACGCTACTTTCTTTGGGGCGCTGGTGGCGTTTGGCGAGCTGGCTATAGGTCTTGGAACATTGTTGGGGTTGCTCCTGCGTCCCGCGGCTTTCTTCGGACTCTTATTGAGCCTGATGTTCTTTCTTTCTGCCAGCTGGCGCGTGTATCCGTACTTTTATGGAGCTGATATCGTCTTTGTGTTCTGCTGGATCACGATGCTGATTGCGGGGCCTGAGATGTGCTGGCTGCCCGCCCTCGATACATGGCTCGTGGCGCGATTACTTGAGAAGGCTTCACCGGCAAGGCGACTGCGGATGGCGCGGGTATACTATATCCTGCTGGGAGTTCGCGAGCAACCGCAGCTTGCTACCAATTCAGGAGCGCAGCAGGCGCAGGGAAGAGTTGCACCAGGCGGTAAACAAGTGGCGCCTAAGGCACGATTGGCGGCGTTAAGGCAGCAACAGCAGAGCCGGCGCAATTTCTTGTGGGGGTTGGTAACTGGCGGGGCGAGTATGCTGGGGATTGTGGCAGTCTGGCAGGTGCTGAACCGCATCGATAGCTCTAACGAAGGGGCACTTCCCCCACCCACTAGCGGCTCCGGCTCGGGTGGCACTTCTGGGACAGCGACCGCAAGTGGTACGCCTGGCACGATTGCGCAGATAAGCGCAGTGCCGGCGAATAGCTCTGTGAGCTTCACGATTCCGTCGAATGGCGATCCCGGTGTGCTTGTCCATCTCAACAATGGCCAGTTTGTGGCTTTCGACGCCACCTGCACGCACGCCGGGTGCCCGGTGTCATACGATCCGAGCAGCCAGCTCCTGCTCTGCCCATGTCACGGCGCGCAATTTGATCCGGCCAGGGGAGCGGCCGTCGTTAGCGGTCCGGCTCCTACGCCACTGACATCCGTGCCGATTAATGTAAATAACGCGACCGGGACGATTAGTATCAGCGGACAGTGA
- a CDS encoding ATP-binding protein, with amino-acid sequence MMRRIGRVRNPGIRAQLTLWYIAVFTILILIFGAIFYVNVRASLSTSFDSSLQERTEQIAAGISDRNGKIVISDVSGELPGLIDNDDAAHTNVTPQATSTTQQETDQEPGPNVDIGVLVRVLNSDGQIVYVSPAFRFLDVPSASIVEPLHGTSWQGTVSARNGHPVRLYSMALEENGKVFGVVQVGEPLASLDKTLRSILFEFLLIVPFVLLFGALGSYWLAARAFAPIHRLTRTAQQIEAEDLHQRVPVPRARDEVQDLALTFNEMIERLDKAFTQQRRFVADASHELRTPVAAIRSMTDVVLAQGAGEEEYVHVLSEVNSVSERLAQLLNDLLTLARADEGQVLLERKPVRLDLLATDVAASTELLASDRNIVVEVDTREPVLVLGDEVRLIQVILNLLQNALVYTNPGGKVSLVVKASGDKALLIVRDTGIGIAPEHMEHIFERFYRADAARSRAAGGSGLGLAIVDWIVQAHKGTVSVESEVGNGTTFTVALPLEKQVT; translated from the coding sequence ATGATGCGGCGAATCGGTCGCGTAAGGAATCCAGGGATACGCGCGCAGTTGACGCTGTGGTATATTGCGGTCTTTACGATACTGATTCTGATCTTCGGGGCCATCTTCTATGTGAATGTGAGAGCATCACTGTCGACGAGCTTCGATAGCAGTCTCCAAGAGCGCACAGAACAAATCGCGGCAGGTATTAGCGACCGGAATGGGAAGATTGTGATTTCGGATGTTTCCGGCGAACTGCCAGGGCTGATTGACAATGATGATGCTGCTCACACAAACGTAACACCACAGGCAACTTCCACAACACAACAAGAAACAGACCAGGAACCGGGGCCGAATGTTGATATCGGTGTGCTGGTACGTGTTTTGAACAGCGATGGACAGATTGTTTATGTCTCACCTGCATTCCGGTTCCTGGATGTCCCTTCTGCAAGTATTGTAGAGCCATTGCATGGCACATCATGGCAAGGAACGGTTAGCGCGCGGAATGGTCACCCGGTCAGACTTTATAGTATGGCGCTGGAGGAAAATGGAAAAGTTTTCGGCGTTGTACAGGTTGGGGAACCGCTTGCGTCGTTAGATAAGACGCTGCGCAGCATTTTGTTTGAATTTTTGCTGATTGTGCCTTTCGTGCTTTTATTCGGTGCGTTGGGAAGCTACTGGTTGGCGGCACGTGCGTTCGCGCCAATTCATCGTTTAACGCGCACCGCGCAGCAGATCGAGGCGGAGGACCTGCACCAGCGCGTGCCGGTACCGCGCGCCAGGGATGAAGTGCAGGACCTGGCGCTGACGTTCAATGAAATGATCGAGCGGCTTGATAAGGCATTTACGCAGCAGCGTCGCTTCGTGGCCGATGCCTCACACGAACTACGCACTCCGGTTGCTGCCATCCGCAGTATGACAGATGTGGTACTCGCGCAAGGCGCCGGAGAGGAAGAATATGTGCATGTACTGTCCGAGGTTAATAGTGTATCTGAACGGCTGGCTCAACTACTCAATGATCTGCTGACCCTGGCACGCGCTGACGAGGGACAGGTGCTGCTGGAACGCAAGCCGGTGCGATTGGACCTGCTGGCGACGGATGTCGCGGCGTCAACGGAGTTACTGGCAAGCGACCGGAATATAGTGGTCGAAGTCGATACGCGGGAGCCTGTGCTGGTGCTGGGCGATGAAGTGCGGCTGATCCAGGTTATTTTGAACCTGCTACAAAACGCGCTTGTTTATACCAACCCGGGTGGAAAGGTTTCACTGGTTGTCAAAGCCAGCGGGGATAAGGCATTGCTCATTGTTCGCGATACGGGTATTGGGATAGCACCTGAGCACATGGAGCATATCTTCGAGCGTTTTTACCGGGCAGATGCCGCTCGTTCGCGGGCGGCAGGTGGCAGTGGACTTGGGCTGGCTATCGTCGATTGGATAGTGCAGGCTCATAAAGGAACTGTTTCCGTTGAGAGCGAGGTCGGGAACGGCACAACGTTTACGGTAGCTCTTCCTTTAGAAAAGCAGGTTACATAG
- a CDS encoding response regulator transcription factor, with translation MRILVAEDDTHLGPSLKKGLEGNHYAVDLVEEGEEALSYSFAAPYDLIILDVLLPGLSGFEVCRRLRDAGKKTPILFLTALDGIDERVNGLDLGADDYLTKPFAFRELEARVRALLRRESTSKTTELRFMDITLNIGTHEVYRGDRAITLTSKEYMLLELLMRNPRQVLSRMMIAEHLWNVEAEHLSNVIDVYIRYLRRKLCENGEPNVIQTIRGFGYQLKEP, from the coding sequence ATGAGGATATTAGTCGCGGAAGATGATACTCATTTAGGCCCCAGTCTGAAGAAAGGGCTGGAGGGCAATCATTATGCTGTTGATCTTGTTGAGGAGGGTGAGGAGGCGCTCTCCTATAGCTTTGCTGCACCATATGATTTGATCATCCTGGATGTGCTGTTACCAGGCCTCAGTGGGTTTGAGGTCTGCCGGCGGCTGCGAGACGCGGGGAAGAAAACGCCAATCCTGTTTTTGACAGCACTGGATGGTATCGATGAACGGGTGAATGGGCTGGACCTGGGGGCCGATGATTACCTGACGAAGCCTTTTGCCTTTCGCGAACTGGAGGCACGCGTGCGCGCTTTGTTGCGGCGAGAAAGTACGTCGAAGACGACGGAATTACGATTTATGGACATTACTCTCAATATAGGGACTCACGAGGTATACCGGGGAGATCGAGCTATTACACTTACAAGCAAGGAATATATGCTGCTGGAATTGCTGATGCGCAACCCACGACAGGTGTTGAGTCGCATGATGATCGCGGAACATTTATGGAATGTTGAGGCGGAACATCTTTCGAACGTTATCGATGTCTATATTCGCTATCTAAGGCGTAAGTTGTGTGAGAATGGAGAGCCTAACGTGATTCAGACCATCAGGGGATTTGGTTACCAGTTAAAGGAGCCGTGA
- a CDS encoding 6-phosphofructokinase, with amino-acid sequence MPGQLSRPVRALGVLTGGGDVPGLNAAIKALVYSTEPLGIRITGIREGWEGITFLDRARGLNNLIFDADDPKTWDSNYILPLNRLNTRTIDRQGGTILQSTRTNPARVRVGDLPPYLAAYGAGHAPDDRVDLTNEVLENLKFLELDGLVVIGGDDTLSYGAILAAKGVPVWGIPKTMDNDVHGTDYCIGFQTAISRAAEFITRIRSTAGSHSETVLFRMFGRDAGFTALETAIATWADRVLIPEAPANIDRLAELILQDRHNPRHYSTVILSEGANLGVPVPETGPADAYGHRKKANVAEFLADELAKRLPNIRFLPIDLTYFLRSGEPEVYDKHMAVFYANVVTSLVRQGIHGVMAAHRDGQFISTDIPGKNLPARRVSLEDYHTTRYRPNFEHITGPYRPQV; translated from the coding sequence ATGCCAGGACAATTATCCAGACCTGTACGCGCGCTCGGTGTATTGACCGGCGGTGGCGACGTACCGGGGTTGAATGCGGCTATCAAAGCGCTTGTCTATAGCACAGAACCATTGGGCATTCGTATTACAGGTATTCGTGAGGGGTGGGAAGGAATTACTTTTCTTGACCGCGCGCGTGGTCTGAACAACCTTATTTTCGACGCGGATGACCCCAAGACCTGGGACAGCAATTATATCTTGCCATTAAACCGGCTCAATACGCGTACCATTGATCGCCAGGGAGGTACGATTCTGCAATCGACACGCACGAATCCAGCACGGGTGCGTGTTGGTGATCTTCCGCCATATCTCGCGGCATACGGTGCCGGACACGCTCCCGATGATCGCGTTGATCTGACGAATGAGGTGCTGGAGAATTTGAAGTTTCTTGAACTCGATGGACTGGTTGTCATAGGCGGCGACGATACCTTGAGTTATGGAGCAATACTGGCGGCGAAGGGCGTGCCTGTCTGGGGTATTCCCAAGACGATGGACAATGATGTGCATGGTACGGATTATTGCATCGGATTTCAGACGGCCATCAGCCGGGCGGCGGAGTTTATTACGCGCATCCGCTCCACGGCAGGCTCGCATAGTGAGACTGTGCTATTCCGCATGTTTGGGCGTGACGCGGGGTTTACCGCGCTGGAAACGGCCATAGCCACATGGGCGGATCGTGTGTTGATCCCTGAAGCGCCTGCTAATATCGACAGGCTGGCGGAGCTTATTCTGCAGGACCGGCATAATCCGCGCCATTACTCGACCGTCATCCTTTCGGAGGGGGCTAACCTGGGGGTTCCGGTGCCAGAAACTGGCCCGGCCGATGCTTATGGACACCGCAAAAAGGCCAATGTAGCCGAATTTCTTGCCGACGAGCTTGCGAAGCGCCTTCCCAATATTCGTTTTCTGCCCATCGATTTGACCTATTTCTTGCGCAGCGGCGAGCCGGAGGTGTACGATAAGCATATGGCGGTCTTTTATGCTAACGTGGTTACGAGCCTGGTGCGGCAGGGTATCCACGGAGTCATGGCGGCACACCGGGATGGACAGTTTATCTCAACCGATATTCCAGGTAAGAACTTGCCCGCGCGCCGGGTAAGCCTGGAGGATTACCATACGACGCGTTATCGCCCCAATTTCGAGCATATTACCGGCCCGTACCGGCCACAGGTGTAA
- a CDS encoding transposase, producing the protein MRKAFKYRLYPNKEQERTLFWTLARCREVYNAALSERRDAYKMAGKSISYYHQKRDLPEIKGILREEYQQIHSQVLQDVLLRLDRAFKAFFRRVATGEKPGSPRFQGRNRYNSFTYPQGGYSLSEKRVTLSKIGSIKIKLHRPIEGTIKTCTIKYEAGQWYAVFSCECEAPEPLPMSSEEVGIDLGLLHFAALSDGTVIDNPRHYRKAEQSLARRQQVKDRRKRGSHRREKARRLVAKAQRKRANQRRDFLHKQAKRLVERHQTIVFEDLHTDNLVKRPKAKQDEQGKYLPNGASAKAGLNKSILDAGWGMFQHMVAYKAACAGRTMLKVNPYKTSQICSSCLQECPHKELDERVHICVHCGVVLDRDTNAAINILRLGRSQQGAIPIEAPAF; encoded by the coding sequence ATGAGAAAGGCATTTAAGTACCGGCTCTACCCCAACAAAGAGCAAGAGCGTACTCTGTTCTGGACACTGGCACGGTGTCGAGAAGTGTATAATGCTGCCCTCTCCGAACGCCGTGATGCCTACAAAATGGCTGGCAAATCGATCAGCTACTACCACCAGAAGCGCGATCTGCCTGAAATCAAAGGCATCTTGCGAGAAGAGTACCAGCAGATACACTCTCAGGTGTTGCAAGATGTGCTTTTGCGTCTGGATAGGGCCTTCAAAGCCTTCTTCCGGCGGGTTGCTACTGGGGAAAAGCCAGGCTCCCCACGCTTTCAGGGACGCAACCGCTACAACAGTTTCACCTATCCACAAGGAGGCTATAGTCTTTCCGAGAAGCGTGTCACGCTCTCGAAAATCGGCTCCATCAAGATCAAGCTGCATCGGCCCATTGAGGGCACCATCAAAACCTGTACCATCAAGTACGAGGCCGGACAATGGTACGCCGTCTTTTCTTGCGAGTGTGAAGCTCCCGAACCATTGCCCATGTCAAGCGAGGAAGTGGGCATTGATCTTGGGCTACTCCACTTTGCGGCTCTTTCTGATGGAACCGTTATCGACAATCCGAGGCACTACCGGAAGGCAGAGCAATCCCTTGCACGGCGGCAACAGGTCAAAGACAGGCGCAAGCGGGGTTCTCACCGCCGTGAAAAAGCCCGTAGGTTGGTAGCAAAGGCCCAAAGGAAGAGAGCCAACCAACGCCGTGATTTCCTGCATAAGCAAGCAAAGAGGCTTGTCGAGCGTCATCAAACGATTGTCTTTGAAGACTTGCACACAGACAATCTGGTGAAACGCCCGAAGGCAAAACAGGACGAACAGGGGAAATATCTTCCCAACGGGGCTAGTGCAAAGGCCGGACTCAACAAGTCAATTCTTGATGCTGGATGGGGAATGTTTCAGCACATGGTTGCGTACAAGGCAGCATGCGCCGGTCGTACCATGCTCAAAGTCAACCCCTACAAAACCAGCCAGATCTGCAGCAGTTGTTTGCAAGAATGCCCCCATAAAGAACTGGATGAACGGGTACACATCTGTGTCCATTGTGGGGTAGTTCTCGATAGAGATACCAACGCTGCCATAAATATACTCCGGCTTGGAAGAAGCCAACAGGGAGCAATTCCTATAGAAGCCCCTGCCTTCTAG
- the tnpA gene encoding IS200/IS605 family transposase, whose protein sequence is MKYELKTNNNIAYICHYHVVFCPKYRRKVLVPPVDERLKTIIMETVEKWGQELIEMEVMPDHVHLLLGCDPQFGIHRLVKYIKGTSSRYLRQEFPPLKRRLPSLWTNTYFCATVGGVTLETLKRYVEGQKNR, encoded by the coding sequence ATGAAATATGAACTGAAGACAAACAACAACATAGCGTACATCTGCCATTATCATGTGGTGTTTTGTCCTAAGTACCGACGTAAGGTACTTGTGCCACCTGTAGATGAACGGCTCAAAACTATCATCATGGAAACAGTAGAGAAGTGGGGACAAGAACTGATTGAAATGGAAGTCATGCCCGATCATGTCCATTTGCTTCTCGGTTGTGACCCACAATTCGGTATCCATCGGCTTGTGAAGTATATCAAGGGAACAAGTAGCCGCTACTTGAGGCAAGAGTTTCCACCGTTAAAACGCCGCTTGCCCTCTTTGTGGACGAATACCTATTTTTGTGCCACGGTAGGGGGCGTGACACTGGAAACCCTGAAACGCTATGTGGAAGGACAAAAGAACCGATGA
- a CDS encoding universal stress protein codes for MYQNILVPLDGSRRAEEAVAVAARLARASGSTIFLLRVVSMSNQFASYTALEPLVTQQAIDSQLEEAKNYLDRLAKEESLANIQTRTLVFFGQPAVNILSAAESYGMDLIILSSHGYTGMTRWIMGSVAEKVSHASPVPVLILREGKPPLAGLHPDGSGSLKALVPLDGSAHAEAAIAPAAQLIAGLAAPGRGALHLTQVVVMPALEQLSYSERAMILQKAKENLSATVQEIRKGLIANYGDDLHLSITWSVTVDDDIAGGIVRMAENGEDAEGAGTFGRCDMIAMATHGYSGLQRWTLGSITERVLHTTRLPLLIVRPTRLAPKEQSTSGSSPMARVSD; via the coding sequence ATGTATCAGAATATACTGGTTCCTCTCGATGGGTCGCGGCGCGCGGAAGAGGCGGTCGCGGTTGCTGCACGTCTCGCGCGTGCTTCCGGGAGCACAATCTTTTTGTTGCGGGTTGTGAGTATGTCCAACCAGTTTGCCTCATATACGGCGCTTGAACCACTCGTGACGCAGCAGGCCATCGATAGCCAGCTTGAAGAGGCAAAGAACTACCTGGATCGCCTGGCGAAAGAGGAAAGCCTGGCGAATATACAAACCAGAACACTGGTGTTTTTCGGCCAACCCGCTGTGAATATACTCTCGGCTGCCGAATCATATGGTATGGATCTGATCATTCTGTCGAGCCATGGCTACACGGGCATGACGCGCTGGATCATGGGAAGTGTCGCGGAGAAAGTGTCTCATGCTTCGCCGGTTCCGGTACTCATCCTGCGCGAAGGGAAGCCGCCGCTGGCCGGTTTGCACCCGGATGGCAGCGGCTCTTTGAAAGCGCTGGTTCCACTGGACGGTTCTGCTCACGCTGAGGCAGCAATCGCGCCAGCCGCGCAATTGATTGCAGGGCTGGCGGCTCCTGGGCGGGGCGCGCTCCATCTTACGCAGGTGGTGGTAATGCCGGCACTAGAGCAGTTGAGCTATAGCGAGCGCGCAATGATCTTGCAAAAGGCCAAAGAAAATCTGAGCGCTACTGTGCAAGAGATCCGTAAAGGGCTGATCGCGAATTATGGAGATGATCTTCATCTCTCGATCACCTGGTCGGTCACTGTTGATGACGATATTGCCGGGGGTATTGTGCGCATGGCGGAAAATGGTGAAGATGCGGAAGGTGCGGGGACGTTTGGCAGGTGCGATATGATCGCTATGGCCACACATGGATATAGTGGCCTGCAGCGGTGGACGCTTGGTAGCATAACGGAGCGTGTCCTGCATACTACCAGATTGCCGCTGTTGATAGTGCGACCAACACGCCTGGCGCCGAAGGAACAGAGCACTTCGGGCTCATCGCCTATGGCGAGGGTGTCAGATTGA